The proteins below come from a single Papaver somniferum cultivar HN1 chromosome 11, ASM357369v1, whole genome shotgun sequence genomic window:
- the LOC113320563 gene encoding LON peptidase N-terminal domain and RING finger protein 1-like, with the protein MASEEFQSPQHHKNVVYRDIIISPRFRSVAAMAGWDEEALLAASQDTPERESSKSQKRTNLASKSPQTNSRRKRRIQRRSPVTNPALVLNLDNDDVEARVTRHDGPVAGKEPQIESLKEERKQENKGRTEPKPDEMPPANLPYMDKLREELSCAICLEICFEPSTTPCGHSFCKKCLKSAADKCGKKCPKCRQLIGNGRSCIVNTSLWNTIQLLFPPEVEARKAVAAKNSREEFKDSISRSPSGRTNSMMMTNPSNIRVSSSSRNHSGRSNFMGMNRVDSVRLSSSARIRRARPSQAEDAVLALRLQREEFMVAFRTADEPQPQVPAEAASTARANLRAMASRAVDIRLRRRLT; encoded by the exons ATGGCGTCGGAGGAATTCCAAAGCCCTCAACACCATAAAAATGTTGTTTACAGAGACATCATCATCAGTCCTAGGTTCAGATCTGTGGCTGCGATGGCTGGTTGGGATGAAGAAGCCTTATTAGCAGCATCACAAGATACACCAGAAAGAGAATCATCAAAATCTCAGAAACGAACCAATTTAGCATCGAAATCCCCGCAAACTAATTCAAGAAG GAAACGTAGGATTCAAAGACGTAGTCCTGTTACAAACCCTGCATTAGTTCTTAACcttgataatgatgatgttgaagcaAGAGTTACGCGCCATGACGGGCCCGTTGCTGGCAAAG AACCACAAATTGAATCTCTGAAAGAAGAgaggaaacaagaaaataagggCCGTACCGAGCCCAAACCTGACGAAATGCCGCCTGCAAACCTTCCTTACATGGATAAATTGAGGGAAGAATTATCTTGTGCT ATTTGCTTGGAGATTTGCTTTGAACCAAGTACTACTCCTTGTGGTCACAGTTTTTGCAAGAAATGTTTGAAATCTGCAGCGGATAAATGCGGTAAAAAGTGCCCGAAATGCAGACAACTGATTGG AAATGGAAGATCTTGTATTGTGAATACAAGTCTTTGGAACACAATACAGCTTTTGTTTCCACCAGAAGTAGAAGCAAGGAAAGCTGTTGCGGCCAAAAACAGTCGAGAGGAATTCAAGGATTCCATTTCAAGAAGTCCAAGTGGTAGGACTAATTCAATGATGATGACAAATCCAAGTAACATTAGAGTGAGTTCTAGTTCAAGAAATCATAGTGGTAGGTCTAATTTTATGGGGATGAATAGAGTGGATTCAGTAAGATTGAGCAGCTCAGCGAGGATTAGAAGAGCTAGGCCTAGTCAAGCCGAGGATGCTGTATTAGCTTTGAGGTTACAAAGAGAAGAGTTTATGGTGGCTTTTAGGACCGCAGATGAGCCTCAGCCTCAAGTACCAGCAGAAGCAGCCTCAACTGCCAGAGCAAACCTTAGAGCAATGGCTTCAAGAGCTGTTGACATCCGTCTTAGAAGAAGACTGACATAG
- the LOC113325011 gene encoding uncharacterized protein LOC113325011, with amino-acid sequence MAEESGWWEDCHPLEFRRQFRINRSTFNLICDKIPPYTVTKRKATTKDLRRNVAACIWRLASGQPSSVMNEKFGLTRQQWHDSCRKFVKNIMMDKYVKWPDAVEMYRDIQLTKRGSGSYSTALQAVVNHKGIFQDVFIGGPGSLPDYAVYQSSTLCKEKVESLEGVWIVGNRKIPLVEKVLVPYTNYSNLTQTQRTFDTQLYEIESVAREVCLMLLNGADLLNLEVMKNAVLVCCILHNICETNDDWMDPEWRLNLEDNCYIPNPAVVSASASHKRDAIAESLAQKLAVNLEFHM; translated from the exons ATGGCAGAAGAGTCGGGATGGTGGGAGGATTGTCATCCATTAGAATTTCGAAGACAATTTAGGATAAATCGTTCGACGTTCAATTTAATATGTGACAAGATACCACCATATACAGTAACCAAGAGAAAAGCTACAACCAAAGATCTTCGCAGAAATGTTGCGGCCTGCATTTGGAGATTAGCATCAGGACAGCCAAGCAGCGTTATGAATGAGAAATTTGGCTTAACACGTCAACAATGGCATGATAGTTGTAGGAAATTTGTGAAAAATATTATGATGGACAAGTATGTTAAATGGCCTGATGCAGTTGAAATG TATCGTGATATTCAACTTACAAAACGTGGTTCTGGATCATATTCAACTGCTTTACAAGCAGTTGTCAACCACAAGGGAATCTTCCAGGATGTTTTTATCGGTGGACCTGGTTCTTTACCTGATTATGCTGTTTATCAAAGTTCTACTCTCTGCAAGGAAAAGGTTGAGTCTCTAGAAGGTGTTTGGATTGTTGGGAACCGAAAGATCCCATTGGTGGAAAAAGTTTTAGTCCCCTACACGAATTATAGCAATCTGACTCAAACGCAGCGAACATTTGATACTCAACTCTATGAGATTGAGTCTGTTGCAAGAGAGGTTTGCCTTATGTTACTTAACGGAGCAGATCTTCTTAATTTAGAGGTCATGAAAAATGCCGTCTTAGTATGTTGCATCCTCCACAATATCTGTGAGACCAACGATGACTGGATGGACCCAGAATGGAGATTGAATTTGGAAGATAACTGTTATATCCCTAATCCAGCTGTTGTGTCAGCCTCTGCAAGTCACAAAAGAGACGCGATCGCTGAAAGTCTTGCACAGAAACTTGCAGTGAACTTGGAGTTTCATATGTAA